From Rhodobium gokarnense, the proteins below share one genomic window:
- a CDS encoding Abi family protein: MEKFEPHKGLEEALSTERFSRYLAWSDGDRARAIELYTLNTKLSEALYVPLQMLEVALRNRIHTVMSEAFHERWFQDDGCLLGDRQPEQLQKALTDIAEQGKEGTSGQIVAELTFGFWTGMLGANYEQLWQQNLHKIARKPDGKGLRRKDLSGPLTPIRVIRNRTAHHEPIIAWNLPKHYSNIVEITGWLSPPAAAWCSEHCRFDEVHPPDRIVLVMDN, encoded by the coding sequence ATGGAGAAGTTCGAACCACATAAGGGCTTAGAAGAGGCCCTCTCAACCGAGCGTTTCAGCCGCTATCTGGCTTGGTCGGATGGTGACCGTGCGCGGGCTATCGAACTTTATACCCTGAACACAAAGTTATCGGAAGCGCTTTATGTTCCCTTGCAAATGCTGGAAGTGGCGCTGCGAAACCGTATTCATACCGTCATGTCCGAGGCTTTTCACGAGAGGTGGTTTCAAGACGACGGCTGTTTACTGGGCGATCGTCAGCCCGAACAACTCCAAAAAGCCTTGACCGATATCGCCGAACAGGGAAAAGAAGGAACATCAGGACAGATCGTGGCTGAACTCACCTTCGGGTTTTGGACTGGGATGCTAGGCGCAAACTACGAACAGCTTTGGCAACAGAACCTTCACAAAATTGCCCGCAAGCCCGATGGAAAGGGCCTGAGACGGAAAGATTTGTCTGGTCCATTGACGCCCATTCGAGTCATTCGGAATCGCACGGCGCATCATGAGCCGATCATCGCTTGGAATCTTCCAAAGCACTACTCGAATATCGTTGAAATAACCGGATGGCTCTCCCCACCTGCCGCCGCATGGTGCAGTGAGCATTGTCGTTTTGATGAAGTTCATCCTCCCGATCGAATCGTCCTCGTTATGGATAACTGA